The proteins below are encoded in one region of Pontibacter deserti:
- a CDS encoding DsbA family oxidoreductase, translated as MLQIKIYSDFVCPYCFFGEVVLQKALQGIEKSVQIEWMPFELRPYPTPTLKPEEDYLQNTWRDSVYPMADQLGIEIVLPDVSPQPYTELAFEGYQFAKEHGQGEAYTHRMFTAFFQQQQDIGNVDVLTSLAMEIGLDGKAFEQALLNRDYKVAHQQALQHAYKEAGISAVPTFVIGNKMVRGLLREQDLRKLIEQELASADT; from the coding sequence ATGCTCCAGATAAAGATTTACTCTGATTTTGTGTGCCCTTACTGCTTTTTTGGGGAGGTTGTATTGCAAAAGGCCCTGCAGGGGATTGAAAAAAGTGTACAAATTGAATGGATGCCTTTTGAACTGCGGCCCTACCCCACTCCTACTCTTAAACCGGAAGAGGATTACCTGCAAAATACCTGGCGAGATTCGGTATACCCGATGGCAGATCAGCTTGGGATAGAAATTGTACTTCCTGATGTATCGCCGCAGCCCTACACCGAGCTGGCTTTTGAAGGATACCAGTTTGCCAAAGAGCATGGGCAAGGAGAAGCTTATACGCACCGCATGTTTACTGCCTTTTTCCAGCAGCAGCAGGATATTGGCAATGTAGATGTACTTACCTCGCTGGCCATGGAAATAGGTTTGGATGGAAAGGCTTTTGAACAGGCACTGCTAAACCGCGATTATAAAGTAGCACACCAGCAGGCACTGCAACATGCTTATAAAGAGGCTGGCATTTCGGCTGTACCTACTTTTGTAATAGGCAACAAAATGGTGCGTGGTTTACTTCGCGAACAGGACCTCCGTAAACTAATAGAGCAGGAACTGGCATCTGCTGACACGTAA
- a CDS encoding tellurite resistance TerB family protein — translation MEQEQTMLLKDYSQEEKGAYFGALATMASADGTASEEELEFLRMMGEVAELPANLQQEVVQIAKNPSQISLQQCLDVLKKSQLRFSFVTDIISFAKADGQYTSDEQERIKDIADYLGVDQKQYSILEQFVDKADEAKQHGEDPTSQAFMSKSGFGDMFKNAGISPGMVTGMLGILAPIVLSGMMRRRGGGMMGGMGGGLLGGLLGGAMGGGMMGGGMMGGGMRRGGGLGSIISILGGLNGRRGYGGMGSGGLGGLLGGVLGGGRRRTSGW, via the coding sequence ATGGAACAAGAACAAACAATGCTATTAAAAGACTATTCGCAGGAAGAAAAAGGAGCTTATTTTGGAGCACTGGCCACTATGGCATCAGCCGATGGTACAGCAAGCGAGGAAGAACTGGAGTTTCTGAGAATGATGGGTGAAGTTGCCGAACTGCCGGCAAACCTGCAGCAGGAAGTAGTACAGATTGCGAAGAATCCATCCCAGATCAGTTTGCAGCAATGTTTAGATGTACTAAAAAAGAGCCAGCTTCGCTTCTCTTTTGTAACCGATATCATCAGCTTTGCCAAAGCCGACGGCCAGTATACTTCAGATGAGCAGGAACGCATAAAAGATATAGCAGATTACCTGGGTGTAGATCAGAAACAGTACAGTATACTGGAGCAGTTTGTTGACAAAGCCGATGAAGCAAAGCAGCACGGCGAAGATCCAACCTCACAGGCATTTATGAGCAAAAGCGGCTTTGGTGATATGTTTAAGAACGCAGGAATTTCACCAGGAATGGTAACAGGTATGTTAGGCATTTTAGCGCCTATAGTTTTATCCGGAATGATGCGCAGACGTGGCGGTGGTATGATGGGCGGCATGGGCGGCGGCCTTTTAGGTGGCTTACTTGGCGGTGCTATGGGCGGCGGAATGATGGGTGGAGGTATGATGGGAGGCGGCATGAGACGCGGTGGCGGACTTGGCTCCATCATTTCTATACTTGGTGGCCTGAATGGTCGTCGTGGGTATGGTGGTATGGGCTCAGGCGGGCTGGGCGGTTTACTTGGAGGTGTGCTGGGTGGCGGCCGACGCAGAACTTCAGGCTGGTAA
- a CDS encoding pirin family protein has protein sequence MSKKVIHKANTRGHANHGWLDSHHTFSFARYYNPERMNFGLLRVLNDDIVAPGMGFGAHPHDNMEIISIPLSGELAHQDSTGNKKVIKTNDVQIMSAGSGLTHSEFNNSKTDQVNFLQIWVFPKEQDITPRYEQKTFNPADRQNKLQTVVGPEKDAENIWINQDAWFTLGSLKTGFSEDYKLHKTGNGVYAFVLEGEVEIDGEKLSKRDGMGISDTENVSIKASSDAELLLMEIPMR, from the coding sequence ATGAGCAAGAAAGTAATTCATAAAGCAAATACGAGAGGCCATGCAAACCATGGCTGGCTCGATTCTCACCATACATTCAGTTTTGCGCGCTACTATAACCCGGAACGCATGAATTTTGGGTTGCTGCGTGTGCTGAACGATGACATTGTAGCACCGGGTATGGGCTTCGGTGCACACCCACACGATAATATGGAAATCATCTCTATTCCATTGTCGGGGGAACTGGCCCACCAGGACAGCACCGGAAATAAAAAAGTGATTAAGACGAACGATGTGCAGATCATGTCGGCGGGCAGTGGCTTAACGCACTCTGAGTTCAATAACTCTAAAACCGATCAGGTAAACTTTCTGCAGATTTGGGTGTTCCCGAAAGAGCAGGACATAACGCCACGTTACGAGCAGAAGACCTTTAACCCCGCCGACCGCCAGAACAAACTGCAAACGGTAGTAGGGCCGGAGAAAGATGCGGAAAACATCTGGATTAATCAGGATGCCTGGTTTACACTGGGTTCTTTAAAGACTGGTTTCTCTGAAGACTATAAACTACATAAAACGGGCAATGGCGTGTATGCTTTTGTGCTGGAAGGTGAAGTAGAGATAGATGGCGAAAAGCTAAGCAAACGCGACGGAATGGGTATTTCTGATACTGAGAATGTAAGTATAAAAGCTTCTTCTGATGCAGAGTTGCTGCTCATGGAAATCCCGATGAGGTAA
- a CDS encoding nitroreductase family protein encodes MIETENKIEVHNLIQDRWSPRAFDSKPVEDEKLEAIFEAARWAPSAMNEQPWRFVFATKNNPEAYEKLLSCLVEANQLWAKNAPVLILSVAKANYSNNGNRNAYAWHDTGMATANLALQATELGLHLHIMGGFSADKAREVLGIPEGYEPVSMMAIGYLGDPSQLPDHLKAREVAPRNRKPLQELVFNGIWK; translated from the coding sequence ATGATTGAAACAGAAAATAAAATAGAAGTGCATAATCTGATACAGGACCGTTGGAGCCCCAGAGCATTCGACAGCAAACCGGTAGAAGATGAAAAATTGGAAGCAATATTTGAAGCTGCCCGTTGGGCTCCTTCTGCTATGAATGAGCAACCATGGCGTTTTGTGTTTGCAACTAAGAATAACCCAGAAGCTTATGAAAAACTGCTTAGCTGCTTGGTAGAAGCAAACCAGCTTTGGGCAAAAAATGCGCCTGTGCTTATACTTAGCGTAGCTAAAGCGAACTATAGCAACAACGGAAACCGGAATGCCTATGCCTGGCACGATACAGGTATGGCAACAGCTAATCTGGCATTGCAGGCAACAGAGCTTGGACTACACCTGCATATAATGGGTGGTTTTAGTGCCGATAAAGCACGCGAAGTGCTGGGCATACCCGAAGGATACGAACCGGTAAGTATGATGGCAATTGGTTATCTAGGCGACCCAAGCCAGCTGCCGGATCACCTGAAGGCACGCGAAGTAGCTCCACGTAACCGAAAGCCGCTGCAGGAGTTAGTATTTAATGGTATCTGGAAATAA
- a CDS encoding NUDIX hydrolase: MSANKHIPSSKHWKVLKSELVFNEKWYKLRRDEVELPNGMVLDDYYVSVRPDVVLTFPVTEDGQVIFVKQYKHAAANIFIELPGGVIDDHENNPLEAARREMLEETGYTSDNMELVAEVIDNPTKDTNKIYFYLARDAYKIAEQDLDESESIEVLHVPVQEVEHMVLSGQINVSGSVALCLLALRKLGL, encoded by the coding sequence ATGTCTGCAAACAAACATATCCCAAGTTCCAAACATTGGAAAGTACTGAAATCGGAACTGGTTTTTAATGAGAAGTGGTACAAGCTGCGCCGCGACGAAGTGGAGCTGCCAAACGGCATGGTGCTGGATGATTACTATGTGAGTGTGCGTCCGGATGTAGTGCTTACTTTCCCGGTTACGGAAGATGGGCAGGTGATATTTGTGAAACAGTACAAGCATGCTGCTGCTAATATTTTTATTGAATTACCCGGTGGTGTGATAGATGACCACGAAAACAACCCCCTGGAGGCTGCCCGCCGCGAGATGCTGGAAGAAACCGGCTATACTTCTGATAACATGGAGCTGGTAGCCGAAGTGATCGACAACCCTACCAAAGACACAAACAAAATATACTTCTACCTAGCCCGCGATGCCTACAAAATTGCGGAACAGGATCTCGACGAATCGGAAAGTATAGAAGTGCTGCACGTACCTGTTCAGGAGGTGGAGCATATGGTGCTGAGTGGTCAGATCAATGTTTCAGGTTCGGTTGCGCTTTGCCTGCTGGCGCTCAGAAAGCTAGGTTTATAG
- a CDS encoding TIGR04290 family methyltransferase, which produces MSEIEQLGPWFHNLHLPNGEQTAPNHRLGDFPNFKWKELEPFMPADLSGWNVLDIGCNAGFYSIELAKRGANVLGIDVDPHYLRQAEWAAKQFGLEDKIELKQMQVYDVTRLDRQFDLIWYMGVLYHLRYPLLSLDILSQKCRNMMVFQTLTMPGKEVADVPEDFGINDRERMLDEGWPKMAFIEKKMAGDLTNWWAPNHAAIVAMMRSCGFVVKEQPGHELYILQVDEQLKQNQQWNQSEYLSATGQDWQEAVKEKVAGKNEYMLSQNGKK; this is translated from the coding sequence ATGTCGGAGATAGAGCAGTTGGGGCCATGGTTTCATAACCTGCATTTACCAAACGGGGAACAGACCGCACCAAATCACCGTTTGGGCGACTTTCCAAATTTTAAATGGAAGGAACTGGAGCCGTTTATGCCTGCTGACTTGAGTGGCTGGAATGTGCTGGACATTGGCTGTAATGCCGGCTTTTATAGTATAGAACTCGCTAAACGCGGGGCCAATGTGTTGGGTATAGATGTGGATCCGCATTACCTGCGCCAGGCTGAATGGGCTGCTAAGCAGTTTGGACTGGAAGATAAAATAGAGCTGAAGCAGATGCAGGTATACGATGTTACCCGCCTGGACCGCCAGTTCGACTTGATCTGGTACATGGGTGTGCTTTATCACCTTCGGTACCCGCTGCTCTCCCTGGATATACTTTCTCAAAAATGCCGCAACATGATGGTGTTCCAAACGCTGACCATGCCGGGTAAAGAAGTAGCCGATGTGCCGGAAGATTTTGGAATAAATGACCGAGAACGCATGCTGGATGAAGGCTGGCCCAAAATGGCTTTTATCGAAAAGAAAATGGCCGGAGACCTGACTAACTGGTGGGCACCTAACCATGCAGCTATAGTAGCCATGATGCGCTCCTGCGGCTTTGTAGTAAAGGAACAGCCAGGCCACGAATTATACATACTGCAGGTGGATGAGCAACTTAAGCAAAACCAGCAGTGGAACCAGTCGGAGTATTTATCGGCCACAGGCCAGGACTGGCAGGAAGCTGTAAAAGAAAAAGTAGCCGGCAAAAATGAGTATATGCTCAGCCAGAATGGGAAAAAATAA